A window from Chitinophagales bacterium encodes these proteins:
- a CDS encoding methyltransferase domain-containing protein produces MELYLLLGIVFIEFLIIIWLLMVKRKAFVHKPKSKNTPDSVGKYYDSTTDKFLEVYGEIIQAFRTKNVEEYLDYTIKSAQIGNGMKVLDAGCGVGGPAVYFAQKMDRLQIDACTISNVQVEKAKSKVEEKGVGGRVRVALGDYHKVDQLFETGKYDRVYFLESFGHSNDKTKLVNAVWEVLKPGGMIYIKDLFRRETEDEWEQLYINRICEQINEAYHYQIADLNPVLDAIRRKGYILHFVKIPEVERGAFENLTISNDFQNLFDIGKIESWEDYVFPIDFFEILAEKPKYTPEEEMHLYFLNRKK; encoded by the coding sequence ATGGAGTTGTACCTACTTTTAGGCATTGTTTTTATTGAGTTTCTGATTATTATCTGGCTTTTAATGGTGAAGCGGAAAGCTTTTGTGCACAAGCCAAAATCAAAAAACACACCTGATTCTGTCGGGAAATATTACGACAGTACGACCGATAAATTTTTAGAGGTTTATGGAGAGATTATCCAGGCATTTCGCACCAAAAATGTGGAAGAATACCTGGATTACACCATAAAGAGTGCTCAAATTGGAAATGGCATGAAAGTATTGGATGCCGGCTGTGGTGTGGGAGGGCCGGCAGTTTATTTTGCCCAAAAAATGGATCGCTTGCAAATTGATGCCTGTACTATTTCGAATGTGCAGGTCGAAAAAGCAAAATCAAAGGTTGAGGAAAAGGGAGTGGGAGGACGAGTGCGTGTGGCTTTGGGCGATTATCACAAAGTGGACCAATTGTTTGAAACCGGGAAATACGACCGGGTATATTTTCTTGAGTCTTTTGGCCATTCCAACGACAAAACCAAACTGGTAAACGCTGTATGGGAAGTATTAAAACCTGGTGGAATGATCTATATCAAAGATCTTTTCAGAAGGGAAACCGAAGATGAGTGGGAACAATTGTACATCAACCGGATATGTGAGCAGATCAATGAAGCATATCACTATCAAATAGCAGATTTAAATCCTGTTTTGGATGCTATTCGCAGAAAAGGGTATATCCTACACTTTGTGAAAATACCCGAAGTGGAAAGGGGCGCATTTGAAAACCTGACGATCTCCAATGATTTCCAGAATTTGTTTGACATTGGTAAGATAGAATCCTGGGAGGATTATGTTTTTCCAATAGACTTTTTTGAAATATTGGCGGAAAAACCAAAATACACACCTGAAGAAGAAATGCACTTGTATTTCCTGAATCGCAAAAAATGA
- a CDS encoding carbamoyltransferase C-terminal domain-containing protein → MANSNKYILGINGGVRPGYQDISAVLMQNGKVIAAVEEERLTRIKHLAGQLPIQSVKEVFRIAGISIEDISVVAFHGSTWGKQIDQVLEKHFQTYFGHVPEIRRYHHHDCHVASTFYPSGYDKALVISVDGSGDGVSTQISIGEGRELKLLKRYERPQSLGMYYSMITQLCGFTRDADEYKLMGLAAYGDPSKYQLNEILQITDNGYHFNEEFMVQIEAGQASPSRYEMLFGKKLIQFTGLERRHKKYIAQEYKDLAAAAQLQLEKALVSLVKNAVQETGIKKVCMAGGVALNCLANQKIEALDEVEELFIQPASNDAGISLGAAMLASKNIGDDDFEKQSHTFYGTAIDQEEIDEVLNRCNLNFEKSDDFIEMAAEALANQKVLGWFQGKMEFGPRALGNRSILADPAVEDIQKTVNQKVKFREGFRPFGASVLEEDFQKYFEAPCTDAPYMTKVFGVKKEYQKLLKGVTHVDGTCRVQTVRQDQNPVYYNLLNLFKAKSGHGVLLNTSFNLSHEPIVFSPRDALASFYASGLDELYIGSCIVKK, encoded by the coding sequence GTGGCGAATAGTAATAAATATATTTTAGGAATCAATGGCGGAGTGCGTCCGGGCTATCAGGATATTTCAGCCGTGTTGATGCAAAATGGAAAGGTGATAGCTGCTGTAGAGGAAGAACGGCTTACAAGAATTAAGCATTTAGCAGGGCAGCTGCCTATTCAGTCTGTAAAAGAAGTGTTCCGAATTGCGGGTATAAGCATAGAAGACATATCGGTAGTAGCTTTTCACGGCAGCACCTGGGGGAAACAAATTGATCAGGTACTGGAAAAGCATTTTCAAACCTATTTTGGACATGTACCTGAAATCAGGCGATACCACCACCACGATTGTCATGTAGCAAGCACTTTTTACCCCTCAGGATATGATAAGGCCCTGGTGATTTCCGTAGATGGTTCTGGTGATGGCGTGAGTACCCAAATTTCCATAGGAGAGGGCAGAGAGCTAAAACTGCTCAAACGCTATGAAAGGCCACAAAGCCTGGGTATGTATTATTCAATGATCACACAGCTTTGTGGTTTTACCCGCGATGCTGATGAATACAAACTCATGGGTCTGGCAGCTTATGGGGATCCTTCAAAATATCAATTGAATGAAATTCTTCAAATTACCGATAATGGATATCATTTCAATGAAGAATTTATGGTGCAAATTGAAGCTGGGCAGGCTTCTCCAAGCCGATATGAAATGCTTTTTGGCAAAAAATTGATTCAATTTACGGGGCTGGAAAGAAGGCATAAAAAATACATTGCACAGGAATACAAAGACCTGGCAGCTGCGGCACAATTGCAATTGGAAAAAGCACTTGTTTCCCTTGTGAAAAATGCTGTGCAGGAAACAGGGATAAAAAAAGTATGTATGGCTGGCGGTGTAGCGCTCAATTGCCTGGCCAACCAAAAAATCGAAGCTTTGGATGAGGTCGAGGAGCTTTTTATTCAACCGGCTTCCAATGATGCCGGTATTTCTTTGGGTGCTGCCATGTTGGCTTCAAAAAACATTGGCGATGATGATTTTGAAAAGCAAAGCCATACTTTTTACGGTACAGCAATTGATCAGGAAGAAATTGATGAAGTGCTGAACCGCTGCAATCTGAATTTTGAAAAAAGTGATGATTTTATAGAAATGGCAGCGGAAGCACTTGCCAATCAAAAGGTTTTAGGTTGGTTCCAGGGTAAAATGGAATTTGGCCCCCGGGCTTTGGGCAACAGAAGCATATTGGCAGATCCCGCAGTAGAGGACATTCAGAAAACCGTAAATCAAAAAGTAAAATTCAGGGAAGGGTTCAGGCCTTTTGGTGCCAGTGTGCTGGAAGAAGATTTTCAAAAGTATTTTGAAGCACCATGTACTGATGCGCCCTATATGACCAAGGTTTTTGGCGTAAAAAAAGAATACCAAAAGCTGTTGAAAGGGGTTACACATGTGGATGGCACATGTAGAGTTCAAACAGTCAGGCAAGATCAAAACCCGGTTTATTATAATTTGTTAAATTTGTTTAAGGCAAAAAGCGGACATGGGGTGTTGCTCAATACAAGTTTTAATCTGAGTCATGAACCGATAGTTTTTAGCCCCAGGGATGCTTTAGCTAGTTTTTATGCCAGTGGTCTGGATGAATTGTATATTGGCAGTTGTATCGTTAAAAAATAG
- a CDS encoding glycosyltransferase family 2 protein, whose amino-acid sequence MNISLIIFCYNESGNIRNVINNALKIIPSISSSYEILVVNDGSVDGTADIIDGLSESHESIKTIHHSKNLGIGMALLSGYKAAQKEYICAIPGDGQFDLEELREVKPFTNNTYYSFYRPKTNYNLYRRILTWLNRLYNQHILGIYLRDVNWIKIYRKDQIDTVDPKLKSSLVESEICARLFKKGILPIEIPSKYLDREYGDAKGGSFNILIKVIPETIELFWAIHFR is encoded by the coding sequence TTGAATATTTCATTGATCATATTCTGCTACAATGAATCTGGAAACATTCGGAATGTAATAAATAATGCTTTAAAAATAATCCCTTCAATATCATCATCTTACGAAATATTAGTAGTAAATGATGGCAGTGTAGATGGAACAGCAGATATAATTGATGGATTAAGTGAAAGCCACGAGTCAATAAAGACCATTCACCACTCCAAAAACCTGGGCATAGGCATGGCCCTATTAAGTGGCTATAAAGCAGCACAAAAGGAATATATCTGTGCCATTCCGGGTGACGGGCAATTTGATCTAGAAGAACTAAGAGAAGTCAAGCCATTTACAAACAATACTTATTATTCATTTTACAGACCAAAAACCAATTATAATTTATACAGGAGAATTTTGACCTGGCTCAATCGATTGTACAACCAACATATATTGGGCATCTACTTAAGGGATGTAAATTGGATTAAAATATATCGTAAAGATCAAATCGATACAGTAGATCCTAAATTAAAAAGCTCATTGGTAGAAAGTGAAATCTGTGCCCGTTTATTCAAAAAAGGTATATTACCAATAGAAATTCCATCAAAGTACCTCGATAGAGAATACGGTGATGCAAAAGGAGGAAGTTTTAACATTCTTATTAAAGTCATTCCTGAAACCATTGAGTTATTTTGGGCGATTCATTTTAGGTAA
- a CDS encoding Gfo/Idh/MocA family oxidoreductase: MPHKKLNVALIGYGYWGKNLLRNLVQHPDIHQTYLCDQNESAIKLALKTYPTLITSADYKDFLLNEKIDAFVIATPTSSHYQIAKAVLEHGKHVLVEKPFVTSVKEAQELCKLAKAKEKIIMVDHVFMYNPVVIKLKEFVTEQQLGQMNYIDSTRINLGIYQNDTNVLWDLACHDLSIINYLIDEKPLAVRAIGRVHPAQGFEDLAYLFLKYKSGMLVQINTSWASPVKIRKMLIGGERKLIVYDDIEPTHKLVIYDYKNQIKHSDSKESKLIDYRLGNATIPKYELTEPLKNVMDAFVKSIHTGNPPLSSGENALEIINVLEKAEISLNSNSDLIPLH; the protein is encoded by the coding sequence ATGCCGCATAAAAAATTAAATGTTGCACTTATTGGATATGGTTATTGGGGAAAAAACCTCCTCAGGAATCTGGTTCAACATCCTGATATTCATCAAACATATCTTTGTGATCAAAATGAGTCTGCTATAAAACTTGCACTCAAAACCTACCCTACGCTTATTACTAGTGCAGATTACAAAGACTTTCTGCTCAATGAAAAAATTGATGCCTTTGTAATTGCGACACCTACATCAAGCCATTATCAAATAGCTAAGGCAGTGCTCGAACACGGAAAGCATGTATTGGTAGAAAAACCATTTGTGACTTCTGTAAAAGAAGCTCAAGAACTGTGTAAGCTTGCAAAGGCCAAAGAAAAAATCATAATGGTTGACCATGTTTTTATGTACAATCCGGTAGTAATTAAGCTAAAGGAATTTGTCACAGAGCAACAATTGGGTCAAATGAATTATATTGATTCCACAAGGATCAACCTGGGTATTTACCAAAATGATACCAATGTACTGTGGGACCTTGCCTGCCATGATCTATCAATAATTAATTACTTAATTGATGAAAAACCCCTTGCAGTCAGAGCAATTGGCAGGGTTCATCCTGCACAGGGATTTGAAGATCTGGCTTATTTATTCTTAAAATACAAATCGGGGATGCTTGTACAAATTAATACTTCCTGGGCCTCACCGGTTAAAATCCGAAAAATGTTGATTGGTGGGGAAAGGAAGTTAATCGTTTACGATGATATAGAACCTACACACAAATTGGTGATCTATGATTACAAAAATCAAATTAAGCACAGTGACAGTAAAGAAAGTAAACTTATAGATTACAGATTGGGAAATGCAACTATTCCTAAATACGAGCTTACAGAACCTCTTAAAAATGTAATGGATGCTTTTGTGAAATCTATTCATACTGGAAACCCGCCATTATCCAGTGGGGAAAATGCACTTGAGATCATTAATGTACTTGAAAAAGCAGAAATCTCATTAAATTCGAATAGTGATTTAATTCCGTTGCATTGA
- a CDS encoding UbiA family prenyltransferase, whose translation MSFASKIRQLNSISRAGDWRLSFIPFIIGCVYLWLYYFDIAFSGDALLLFILSLITSFGFAALGYFINEFFDKESDRKAGKINKLAFLKPQYQYLIFLAALSMTLLPWIKLPANHFSWNLIALELLLFLIYSLPFPRLKEIPLVSNIIDAAYAYVIPLVLAFHTYGLYAGKSFDPFILVFAVPVFFIGFRNIFIHQVNDVFKDRRSEIRTLPIVLGVAQSNYFLKILLLLEFSGVVVFSVLLSLINPLFWFWLAFYGVFFIYRFLRLLPAFFTVYFPIDKARHLGDVLYQIWFPLFMLAFLLNSDWRWFFIIPVHFLILTPHYIFKPILQFCKKAYYTVVVLVSVHFRHLISMCVNYPIYYMFLLFGVNLIREKKSAMEYLKEKWS comes from the coding sequence ATGAGTTTTGCAAGCAAAATAAGGCAATTGAACAGTATCAGCAGGGCAGGGGACTGGCGACTGAGCTTTATTCCCTTCATTATAGGCTGTGTTTACCTTTGGTTGTATTATTTTGATATTGCGTTCTCGGGGGACGCCTTGCTGCTTTTTATACTTTCATTGATAACGAGTTTTGGCTTTGCAGCTTTGGGCTATTTTATCAATGAGTTTTTCGATAAGGAATCTGACCGAAAGGCGGGAAAAATCAACAAACTGGCCTTTCTAAAACCTCAATACCAGTACCTGATTTTTCTGGCGGCACTATCAATGACGCTTTTACCCTGGATCAAATTACCGGCAAACCACTTTTCATGGAATTTGATCGCATTGGAGCTTTTGCTGTTTTTAATTTATTCATTGCCTTTTCCCCGGCTAAAGGAAATACCCCTGGTTTCCAATATTATTGATGCTGCCTATGCTTATGTCATCCCATTGGTTCTTGCCTTCCACACCTATGGACTTTATGCAGGTAAATCATTTGATCCCTTTATTTTGGTTTTTGCAGTGCCGGTTTTTTTTATAGGCTTCAGGAATATTTTTATCCACCAGGTCAATGATGTTTTTAAAGACCGCAGATCAGAAATACGGACATTGCCCATCGTGCTGGGAGTTGCCCAAAGCAATTATTTTTTGAAAATTCTTTTGCTATTGGAGTTTTCAGGAGTTGTGGTTTTTAGCGTGCTTCTTTCCCTGATAAATCCACTGTTTTGGTTTTGGCTGGCATTTTATGGGGTTTTCTTTATTTACAGGTTTTTAAGGTTGCTTCCTGCTTTTTTTACAGTGTATTTTCCCATTGACAAAGCCCGGCACCTGGGTGATGTATTGTATCAAATTTGGTTTCCTTTGTTTATGCTTGCTTTTTTGCTCAATAGTGATTGGCGCTGGTTTTTTATTATTCCTGTCCACTTCCTGATACTTACGCCACACTATATTTTTAAACCAATATTACAGTTCTGCAAAAAGGCCTATTATACAGTGGTAGTGTTGGTATCGGTACATTTTCGGCATTTAATCAGTATGTGTGTCAATTATCCCATATACTATATGTTCCTGCTCTTTGGTGTAAATTTGATCCGTGAAAAAAAATCTGCGATGGAGTATTTAAAAGAAAAATGGAGTTAG
- a CDS encoding phytanoyl-CoA dioxygenase family protein, producing the protein MPFTPIFKSEISNNALKEKGYAVVPYLKEVEIKELSDFFYQNHPNLPEGMYASSHAKDFAFRQKMNDKIQSVCKRAAAENFQEAKVLGATFMVKSKGENGALQPHQDWNIVDEKQFNSYNIWLPLVDVDEDNGTLLILPDSHQWFKNIRGQNIPSSYENVTDEVWKYLRPIKMKAGEALIYDHRLLHASGINRNDQPRLVIVSGLIPEAAEMRYYYGRENNIEEYACTPEFYFNENINEGPKGLKLIQSFPDRNPTVSLLELHNVYEPKISFLQRLKGYFK; encoded by the coding sequence ATGCCATTTACACCAATCTTTAAATCAGAAATAAGTAACAATGCATTGAAAGAAAAGGGCTATGCTGTTGTTCCTTATTTAAAGGAAGTTGAAATCAAAGAACTAAGTGATTTTTTCTATCAGAATCATCCGAATTTACCAGAAGGCATGTATGCTTCCTCACATGCCAAAGATTTTGCTTTTCGTCAAAAAATGAATGATAAAATTCAATCTGTTTGTAAACGAGCAGCAGCAGAAAATTTTCAGGAAGCGAAAGTACTTGGTGCCACTTTTATGGTGAAAAGCAAAGGAGAAAACGGAGCCTTACAGCCACATCAGGATTGGAATATTGTGGATGAAAAGCAATTTAATTCCTACAATATATGGTTGCCGCTGGTAGATGTAGATGAGGACAATGGTACACTTTTGATATTGCCAGATAGCCATCAATGGTTCAAAAATATTCGAGGGCAAAATATTCCATCTTCTTATGAGAATGTAACAGATGAAGTGTGGAAATATTTACGACCAATAAAAATGAAAGCCGGTGAAGCTTTGATTTATGATCATCGCCTTCTACATGCATCGGGCATCAATAGGAATGATCAACCGAGGTTGGTGATTGTAAGTGGTTTGATTCCTGAGGCTGCAGAAATGCGCTATTATTATGGCAGGGAAAATAATATTGAGGAATATGCCTGTACTCCGGAGTTTTATTTTAATGAAAATATAAATGAAGGCCCTAAGGGCTTGAAATTGATTCAAAGTTTTCCCGATAGAAACCCCACAGTTTCTTTACTGGAATTGCATAATGTTTATGAACCTAAAATATCTTTTCTGCAAAGATTGAAAGGTTATTTTAAATGA